GCCATGCAAATGCATGGGCTTCAAGAAGGAGCACAATCATGACGGCTGCATAGAATAAAGTGGTGATTTGATGAGCTCCTTTGCACCGTGAGACAGTAAAAGGCTTCAACGGTGTGTCGGCTAATGTAGTTGATCATTACCACAAAAACCCATAACAGTTGCATACAATGATGAAGGGTTAAGCAAGTGGGTTAGCTACTGTTATATTATGTTAACTGGTAAGagaagatataacaatgataaATAGCCAAGCATTATTAGGATAACCGACCAGTCTACCATATTAATATCAGAAAACTTGCGTGTATAAGAGAAATTTAACATGTACACATATAATTGTAGACCCAAACTAGctttatggtttaaaatttgaGATACAACCTAACAATCGATAACAACCAGCCAatgtaaatgaaaataatacCTGGAAGCTGACTAATCTAAACTAAATAACTGATGAACTAATAAACTGAAATATTAACGGTTTCATTTTATCTATACTTTTGCATCACTTTCCTAAAGAACAAAGTTATTTCCGCAAATGCCATCACCAGCAGTTGTAAGCACATGGAAGCAATCAACAATACTTCATGAATCTATCGTGAAGATAAGtagattttaaaacataagagaAGAGTTGGTACATTGTGTAGTTAACGTTCACTTGTCTGAACTTGAAGTAGTAAACCAAAGAGTTTCTTTTCATGAGTGAGTATTCTTTGGAAAACTAAACTGGTGTTGACTCTCATGAATGTATGTTGTTACTCCAGATAATGTATGTCACTTGTTCACCGAAGGGTTTTTCACCGGCCGCAAACATTCTAGACGGAAAACTGGGTTCCGAGGAAAATTTAGATTGAGATTtgaataagaaagagaaatgtaataaaaatataattaaagatGAAGAGGTGTAATAGAGGTGCAGTTGCCTTTTTCCTGGAACCCATCAGACGGCCTCATGTTCTCGAGCTACACAATGGACACCAATGCTCATCATATTACATTTTATTTCTCCCTTTGAAGTCCAATTTCTGACAGAAATCAGAAGTCTATTACGTAGGGGTCGTGAGGATAGTAGGGGTAAGTTGGGGAAGGAAAAGTAAAGGATTTGGGTGTAGGCATGCCGCTAATATGAAGTGGATTTGGGGTCATGTAAGCCAATAATCTCAATTTTATTTCCATGAAACTGAAATATAGGAGCAAATAGCGACAATATAAACCACTCAGACAAAGACCCGGCCCACTATTATTAACACGGAGTTCGCTCACGTTAGACCGATAAGTGGTCGCAGGGTCGCAGGAAGGGAGGTCGACAGCTTGCATGAAGGAATTAAATCAGTTTAAGAAGAATATTCTCCTAAAATATAGGATCAAAGCTTTCGGAGCCGTTAACATCGTGAGAAGATCTCGCTAATATACAAGGAAAATGGAGCGATCATAAagggagagaagagaagagaagcgcACATTCAAAACCTTAGAGCTTACACACATTACCCTCGACTTCGATCTCTCACTCTCTCATTCTCGATATTTTGTTCTTAGTTTTTAGTTGTTGTAACCGGATCTCTTTGTTATCATTGTATTAATTCAATCCTtatcaataaagtccatttttgTCAATCAAAATCAGATTACATCGTTATGTTACCAGGATATCATTGTCCACATTATTGTATTTCCTAATCTCTTACAAACATCACTAATATCACTACCAAATAATACCTAGTGTGTGAGTTTTATGATCCACAATGATATATGATTTCTCACGTGCAATCATCACATGAACTTTCTTTGTATTTTGGCTTCACTTGCGCGATATCACGACTCACTTCAATATAGTTGACctatttttatactattttagcTCAAACGCGCTTAACTTTGAAGTTTAGAACAAATGTGTGACAAAAAAATAAGCGCACTTTAGTAACATAGATAGCAAAATCaattatattaaactttttatcaTATGCCAGGAATCGGGACGTTAGTAATTCATTTTAGTTCCAGAAACCCGATTATAAAGAGCAATCGATGTTAGCTTTTCAAAATGAGACCACATAAGcttgtgttttgttttatattgttCTATGAATATATATACTCTAGAACTTAGATTTCAATATGGCATTTGTGCAGCATTAGTTtcactttttatttataaaaagtctTGCTTACAAAGAATCATATATGAGTTCTAAAAGTGATCGGTTGAATGAAAATAAACTCCGGAGCCTCGGATGTGAAGATATTTCTACTAACGGCATATTTAGAGGTAAAATGTGTGTTTATGGagttaaaatgaaaatgaaaataaagacaaTGATCTGAAGCGTTGATTTTGAACTACGTAATCTTCGGGACTATTCTCtcgaatcattttttttaagtttttgtcaaaacatctttttttttattttgaaaattttaatatatatcttttaaaatttgaaaccatatcaTCAAAACTTCAACCCTTAACTCTAAAATCCAagtttaaattagttaaccatagaatataaatatatttttactttttaataaaaaaaaatttggtcatttttctcgaGTGCTATTTtgtgtcaaaaaaaattaaaaaaaactatcataaAGAATTTCTCTAATCTTTATCTTCAATTGTATTATTTAAACATTTGATGTTCtgtatcaaaaaaattgtcGTATATAAGATTAATGATGTGATGCTTACTTACTGGTAGGCGCATGAATACtcttaagaagaagaaatggcTATAAGATTGAAGACGGGACAATTTGAGGTTTAAGAGTTAAGACGATCCCTTTACATCTTGGTTTAGAAAAATTACATTACTAACACAAGTAATATGTTATCATGGTTCATGACATAACATATCGTATCATGGTATTAGAAAATGCACTCAACATGTCAAATACTATAAAAAGTTTAGTCTTCTTTGATATATTCATTATGAAGTAGCACGAGCTTATACAATACCCTCAACCAATATGAATTCAGAATCAAGTGTTAGAGAAGCAGTTGGTATATAAAAAGAATACATGCAGAGAAGTAATAGTTATCCAGACGTTGTAGATGAACCCAACCAAGTATTATTATCAACCCATCTCTGTTAATGGTTTAGGCAAGGTCAAAACTAACACAGAGTTTATGTGAAGAGTTCTTTAAAAAGCTAAAACAGAAACACATCTAAGTGGACTTGCCTTCGTTTAGCTTTGGAATTTTCTTGTACTCGTACGAGTTAATGTCCACCTTCCCTTGCATAGCCTGCACGGTGAGTAAACAAACGCCTGTCAAGATTTAAAGTGTTCTTCatcaaagcttttttttttcttttatgcgTTAAATAAAAAGTAACCAACCTTGAGCTCGTCTTCGATGGAAGTGTTTTTAGGTTTGTAAGCATCGACAGGCCCTGTTCTAGAAAGAGCCTTTCTGGTCTCAATAATCTCCCATTCCTGGTCGTCTTTCACCTTTGCGATGTCCTTACtgaactaacaaaaaaaaaacaccaatcATGTGGAGAATTCTTTAGTTTCAGAGAGATTATATAGCTTAGTCatgaaaaaagaagacaaaactCGGACCTGCCTTGGAGGAGTTGGCTGAGACCAAGGGCTCCAAAAACAGTGAGAGAGATCATGGGAAGTCCGTATCGTACAAAAGGGTGTCTCCTTCCCCACCTTTTAAACGATGGCTGCTTGAGAGTAGAAGGAGGAGATGGCTTTTGAGTAGTTTTTGGACCTGTTTCAATTGTTGTCATCTTTGTATTGCCTCAAAGAAAACGACTGCAAGTGAAACTCAAAGAGTTTAAGacatctataataataaagaagAGTTTGCATTGAGCGGAGATAATACTTTGTGTTGATTTgcctaaatgtttaattatgaAAGCCTAATCCAACACAAATGTAATGTTATTACCTACACACCAGATTAACTGACTTCAGCTTTGGTCAATcacaacaaaagaaacaaatttcAGAAACTGAGAGACTCAATGGCAAAATCCAATCAGACATTGGAAAGTCGGACAAAGCATCTATTGAATCAAAAGCAAAAGCCCTAAAACTAAGAAACTTGCATACCTATGGACGGCTTGGCgactcgagagagagagagaagaagagagttcGACAGGAGAATATGAATTAGAGATCGAAGCTATTACATACAGCCTCAGAAGACCTGAGAGTCACGATCGCAAAACAGAGAGATCAAGGCGGCTGGAGAAGTTTATGAACTGGACTGGACCGGTTATTCCGCATATCCGATCCGGTTTACAGTCTAAAACGCAATGTTCGATTCGTTCATTGACCCAGCAATAAAATAACCGTTCAGTTCATACAATCAAACATCAGTGACACGTGATGCGAACCCGGTTTCCTTTTCTGCTCTAATGGATTTTGTGAAAATTGTATTGCGttaatattttcgtattatATTGTCGtcttatttattcaaataaaaatcatgacttatttcatgtttttttttttttaatttggaccatcatttagaaattttattaaattattatattaaaattaataatatagaaaatctttgaactattttaattataatatcttttgatatctttacattttaaatataaatatatttatttaattttttaaaaaaaatctgtttaagaagattttaacaagatcttaattttcaaaGATTATAGTTAAATATTTCCACTAactttgaaattatttttaaaatattattaaacattaatatattcagttatcgtttttaaacaaaaattcaattctattttatttttatctattaattatataataataataattaatcatattaaatttttttattatattgggTTAAGTATGATAGAATtgtattaaattgataaatatatatactttagtttcataagtataaaatatttatgttcaaaaataaaaatataatatgttggtaagacgGGATAagattatcaaactatataatacatgtataaacatttacttgtttttaattaaagccaataatataaaatctctGTAACTACTATGATCGTCATATCTTTTcaattgaaatataaatatatatatatatatattatattatattttaaaaattctaataaatatgttgaaaaatattttaacaatatcttaattttcaaaaaatttatgtaaatattttcactaatttcataATTAGCAGTGAACtattattatgcattaatatatatttaattattcttcataaaatgaaaaaaattaaattctatcctattttatctattttttaattataatgttaaaatacaattatcatattgaactaaatatgataaaagtatattaaattgatacatttataattttattttcataaatataaactatttatgttaaaaatataaaatgtgtctaaaattaaaatatattagaattttctatatacaataatatattatctaaaatgaataagcataaaagattttggtaaaataaaattCAGCTTTGAAGGGACATATcaaaatttagcataaattaaatacaaaataattttcaaatatgttttctcatggatatattaatttgtttaataaataaatacaactacaataagaaaaatatataataagaagtgacaAATATATGTGAcagttttaaacaatttatcaattataacatgtaaattataaagttaaagtatttgaaatagttatataatcatttaaatatatgattaacgtTAAAGTATATACCACTAATGatgatctaaaataaatatctatgtATATAAAACTGAACACAAACATCTACGCGGTTGCGCGGAACAAGATCTAATTCTTTATTAATTCTGATTTGTAATTTCTCGTAAAGTTCATTGTTATTCAAGATTTAGGTGTTATTATGTTTTCAAACTTTCAAAGTCATCATGTGTTATATGTATATCTCTAAATTTTTGAagtattatttttgtaaagaaaattcATAAATTAACAAAGCTTTTGAAATGTATCCGGAAGATATAAAGATGTTGAGAGAAAGTTTCATAAACTCATATATCATTCATGTACTTCGGACGGAGAATAAGAGgacggatagtctagcacgcatGTCAGAAAACAATCGTCTTttgtcgttcatatggatgcagagttaccaACTTGATTTACAGAATCAGTCCAATGGTTTATcatatttttcactctaaaataaagTTTGAGTTTGCTCAAATGGtactttattttatagtagaaaataaagtgatgaacaaaaaataaataagttactctatatttggagtaaacctattttttcctctattatagagtgggaaataaaatactattggagcatttttactctaaacttaattttagagtaaaaaatagagtgagaTTGGAGATGACCCAAATGTTGATGAccaaaaaacaatacaaaacttTCGGTAACtctttaaaaatttaacaaatttgTTATTCTTAAAATCAACCAAAACTTCCAATAACCTCTGTGCAACTACACTACTTGTGTTTAGAAACTTGGGATTAAGATTTTCCAAGTTAAAACTTAGGACAATGAAAAAGCAAAATACAATTTCAATAACATTGTCAAGAGACCTTTACATTGCTAGTCTTTACCACATCAGGTGAACATACAAAAAAAAGTCTTTACCACATCAGCTTCAGTGACACACATTTCACTCTTCTTCACCTGAAATcaacaaaacataaattaagATCAACCATAAATCCACAAGGGACAACAATCTCAGACAAATCTTTTGAgtcaagaaagagagagagatttcaTCATATAtaccttttgtttttgtttaacttACCAAGGAGCAGACACAATTGTCTCAAAATCAAACTCCACATCTTCAAGCTTTACACCAAGATCTCTCGCACATGACTCAACCTTCCATATCTTTCTGCAGGCTTGATCCTTCTGTTCTTCCGCTGCTTCCTTCTTCTCTTTCAGAGCCGCTTCTTGCCTTTGCAGCTCGAGAATCTTGCGTTTAACCTCAACCATCTTGCGCTCGGTCTCACCAAACTCTAGTTCAGCCTTGTGCCTTTTGCTAGATTCATCCATCCTCTCT
The sequence above is drawn from the Brassica napus cultivar Da-Ae chromosome A8, Da-Ae, whole genome shotgun sequence genome and encodes:
- the LOC106397589 gene encoding uncharacterized protein LOC106397589 isoform X2, giving the protein MTTIETGPKTTQKPSPPSTLKQPSFKRWGRRHPFVRYGLPMISLTVFGALGLSQLLQGSKDIAKVKDDQEWEIIETRKALSRTGPVDAYKPKNTSIEDELKAMQGKVDINSYEYKKIPKLNEEMG
- the LOC106397589 gene encoding uncharacterized protein LOC106397589 isoform X1 — its product is MTTIETGPKTTQKPSPPSTLKQPSFKRWGRRHPFVRYGLPMISLTVFGALGLSQLLQGSKDIAKVKDDQEWEIIETRKALSRTGPVDAYKPKNTSIEDELKAMQGKVDINSYEYKKIPKLNEGKST